The Nycticebus coucang isolate mNycCou1 chromosome 10, mNycCou1.pri, whole genome shotgun sequence sequence AACATTTTACATTCAGTTCTCAGGCAGTTCATGGAATCTCTACAGCCCATAGATAGACCCAACATGATTACCTTGTTGACATCGAGGTGGTGGGCTGCTCCACACTCCTTCTTCACCACTTGCAGTACAATAAATAGTGCGTTCTCCAATCAGGGTAAAGCCTCTGTCACATGCATACCCCACAGCATGATTATATGTATACTGTCCGCTTTCTCCGCTAATTATTCTTCCATTGTCAATTGTTGGTGGGTCTCGacaataaataactttaaaaaaaatccaacattttttaaataaataaaactggcaaagtattttttataaataagactatagtatgttaataattttaattcaaaaaaatcaaaatctacCACTTTTCTAAATTCAGCATTATCAACAAGCAATGTTTTATAGATGGTTATTAAGTAACTGGTAGTATATTTCAAGCTTTGAATGCAAATCTTGTAGGACATGAAGACTAACCTTGAGACCAAGTCATAGAAATAAGATTTAGAAGACACatgcaaaacaaaaattacaacatgTTACATATCAAAATGgtgctataaaaagaaaatactgcagGAGTTTAGAGGCGAAAGTAGACCTGTCAGAGAAGACTTTAGGGAGGAAATGATTTTAAACTTGAGTTTAATTCTAAGATGTAtcattcttttaagaaaaaaaacagaaaaaaagggcaTTGCTCTTCATTCTCGGGGGAAATAATGACAAATGAAAGGAGTTGGGAATTGAAGCGGCATGCTTGAGAAATGCATGCAGAACATTTTGGATAAAGCAAAGATCTTAAATGTCTTGATTACATTTTGACTTCTAGAATAACATTTTTTACCACATATTGACTCAAAGAAATTGTTATTCAAAATAAATCTTACTGAGCAGCTGAATTTGCAAAATAAACACAAGCAGAATTGCTCTAGTTACATAGTAAAAAAGAGGCCTCTGCCTGGCAGTTGCCCTGAGATAAAAATTCAGTGGTTCCACGTTCTGTATAGGCAcgaagttattttttcttttttaagaaggaGGGCAATAATCACATCTGTATGTCGAATTATATTACACCAAACGTATTTAAGTACCAAGAGAATAcaaacaaatttataaattactCTTAGGCCTTTGATTAAAATAAGGAGCTATTCTGGTTTACACTACGAGTGTGCAGGGATACCATCAGTTCAACATTTCTGAGCACCTGAAACGTACCAGGCATtgttttataaatgcaaatataaaactGAGCAAAATATAGTTTCTACCTTAAAATCTAGTGGGGAAAAAAGATTCCAGGAGAAtttcttggcctttttttttttttttttgagacagagtctcattatgtcgcccttggttgagtgctgtggtgtcacagcacacagcaacctcaaattcttaagcttaagtgattctcttgccttagcctcccaagtagctgggactacagccacctgccatgACATTCgcctatttttgttattgttgttgttgtaattgtcattgtcgtttggcagcctgggactgggttcgaaaccaccagctccagtgtatgtagctggtgccccagccgctaaactacaggtgccaagcccaaagaGAAAATTTCAATACAAAGTGTGAGCAGTATCATAGAAGAAGCCAGCCTGGAAATCTTCCTGAAGGACTAGAACTGACTCTTACTGAGGAAAATATAGTCAAATAAAAAGGGGCTGAAAAACATTCCAGGCAGCAACATAAGAATGATGTAGGGGATAAAGAAGCATGAGGTCCATGGGAAATGATAAGCAGTTTGTATGGATAAAGCATAAAACATGGGAGTAAGACGCTGAGTGTGGAGAAGTAGACCATGGCTTCCTTATACACCATACTGATGAATTTGGACTTTATAAGTGATGGGAGATACTAATAACCTTAAGAAGGAAAGGGACAAGTCCTACCTGTTTTTCAGATAATTAGTTTGGGtaaattataaatgaaacatTAATAGAGTGAAAGAATGGCGGCAGGAAGCCATTGCCTCAGTATCACTCTTGAACACATGCAACTAAGTCTCCTTCCCCAGCACAATTTAGAAGGCTACACTCTGGCCCTTGTTTGGTGGAATATCTGTAGGGCTGAGAGGATATGCTCAGTGACTAACCCTTCTTCCATTCTAGAATATGCTCCACAACTAGCGCCCAGAATTCCCTGTGTTAATATCCTTTCTAGTGCCTAAGAGGACTGTTTCCCTGGTCCACATTCTTCAGGGTGATCTATGCTGTTTACATAACTCACTTCTAACCAAAAGATCAATGGAGTTGGGGTAAGGATCATGGGGACATGGAGGATATGACTTGGGTACATAGGTCAAGTTGTCTATTTATGTGTACCAGGGACCCCTCACAGTGTGGAAAGAAGAAGGGGTATTTGAGATAGGATGGGTCTTATGCCAGGGACCCCCAATTATATTATAGCCTGGGTCCTGAAAATAGTAGGAGTGGCCTTCATTGCAGTAGTCTACATGGGTGAAATACAGGTTTGAAAAATATACTGAGGAGGTAATGCAAAATGAATTAGTGATGAGACGTAGGGAGTTAAATGAAGGGAGTGATGAAACTCCTTATACATGTATAGCAAGAATTGATTCCAGGCCAGCAGGTATCAGCAGTCaactaaaattaattttgcaaaagaaaacaCTGGCAGAGAGATAAGCAAAGGGGTTCTTTTGATACTAAGGCTTCACTCAAAGGTAAACAAGTACCACTTCTGTTTGATGTGTAACTAAGGACAATTCTTAAATGTgtccatttttccttccttcttcataTCCATATATTCAAATCCATATTCACACATGGACATCAATGCAACTTCATGCATTGATAGGCCAGGGCTGCATATTTGAGGTAAAGCAGTTCATTAATAATGTACTTCTCACCCCATCTTTTTGGTATggtcaaaacaaaaatgtaagttAAGCGAAAAATCAAAACTAGATCCTAAAAGGAGGAGGCCTCTCTAAAACAGTTGAAGACACTTGGGTTGCTTAAGAAAAAGAACTCTTTTCTGCAGAATACAGATGTCAGTGGTTGCTGAGTTAGAGAGATGGATAGAAGATTCGAGGAGAAAAATATGAACCTCAAGATGTTCACTATGGAGTTCAAGATACCAAATACGGAGTAGAACTGTGACCTAGATGTGGGCACAGTGGATTTGCAGTGCCAAAGTTCTTTTATGCTAGAATATATATTGGTGTCCACATTCCTATGAAACTCAGGAtaggagctgctgctgctggcctcAGATGGGATGCTGCTTATCTGGACTTTGTGACACATtgcctgggcaaaaaaaaaaaagtgtgtgtgtatgtatgtgtgtatgaacaccttggtgaaaagggcatggggagggatttagctctcctaacaagtaTGAGAAATGAGAGCAGCAGTATACCTGTGGTGTAAGAGCCATGAGATCAGCTCCAtaagaggctggaggagaaggcaggggggagtgtacacacacatatggtCCAGCTCTTCCTTGCTCTCCATCTTTAATTTATTATCACATATAATGAAAATAGGAATGGTGGTGATGGGTAGTAATGATGACAATTTAAAAACAAGCAtaatgaggaaaaaaggaaaagtagaagaTTTAGTAGGGTGGGACACAGGGTGGGTGTGACAGGAGTAGGCTCCTTGATAGCGAAGCTTCATGTTATTTGCCTTCCTATCAGTTGACCCCACATGTCACCTACTATACAGTGTCAATCAATAAATTACTGATCAATTACATTAACTCTAGTTTCCCACTCCtagtaataaaataaacttgAACTTAGGAATAATTTTGACAATAGGGTTTTCAGAAGTCATTTGCAGAAAATTAAGTTGAGTGTAAGGAAAAACAGGATGGAAGAAATAAACCTATATACAAAAAATCTTGCATGGTTTTTACTCCTTTCAATTTTCAGGAGAAAGGGGTCTCTAATGGATGTAAATTTGACTAGACATATCCATTTATGTCATTATTTTTGTGTACTATCTTTCTTTGAGAAGTTAAGATTCTCAAGTGCAGaaaccatatttcttttttatggtataacctcatttaataaaaaaatatgataatTGAAACACTTCTAGATAATTAGCTAATAATTATAGTCCTAAGAAGAGGCGTGTAGATAACACTGGATCTTACAAAAATGATGACTTTGAAGATACCTAGGTTAAACACTTTCTACTGCCATATTGTTCTAGCATATGGAGTCAAGTGATACTGACTCTCTGACTCGTAGTATTTTCTACCCTAAAATTGTGGGTGGGAATGCCCTATTTAAACTACTTGACTTCAGAAAGAATGGTTAGATAATAACCAAGCACAATACAAACctaagtttgtttttaattttcattctaagGTTAAGGATATTGGGGCTCAAAAAGCTTAATGGTTTATCTCCACAGCTAATAAATTAAGGAACATCAGTAGAAAAGGTCCCTCACACACTGCAAGGTGAGGGTACTACACATACACTGTCCATAATTCTTAATTAACAGAAAGTAATTTAATATTGATTATTCAGCCCCACAACCTGAACGCTTAGATTTTTAAACAGTCTTACCTCTACAAATTGGAAGTGGGTTACTCCACTCAACATTATTGCCTGTAACAACACAGAGACTAGAAGATTCACCAACTAGGTTGTACCTAAAGCAGGCGGGGCAGAAAAAAAGACTGTGTTACATTTACATGTTTGACTTTCCTCAAATTGTCCAGAATATCATCTTATTTATTGCAGCAGTAGGTGGAGATAAAACAATAACTGATATAAGTCTCTACGTAgacatttaaaggaaaaaaaattaagtttaaaaaggtGACAACCAAAGGGTAAAAACGCATGACATGTAGAACATTTTTTCTGTGCTTGGGGCATATGTTAGAAAacataaaagtgttttaaaacattattaaatgaTACAGATGAttaactattttatatttctgagttcTAAAGGATTAATATAGGTTTCACAGAATAATAATAGAATGTACTTatatttgtacacacacacagagtactTCCcagatatttttgtgtgtgtagagacagtctcgctaTATTGACAGTATTGAACTATTggcaagtgatcctctcaccttggcctccccaaacgttagaattacaggcattagccactgttaACTGGCCCCAGATTTTATGTTAATAAACCAAATGACATCTATGTTTGGTGTAGGAGACAAGTGAtactgatgtttttattttataaagaatagGGACACACACATAAACTAGCATAATTCAATCTGCAtataggaaataagaaaataaatgtaaactttCAACAGTGTCTGAGACAGTGATGGTACTCAGTGAGTGCCTTTCCTCTGCATAGAGaacttataaaagaaattatgtttCAGACCATTTTCATACTAGAAATAAATGTCTTTGGCCTACTATATTTTGTAAGTTTGTTTCCATATAGAAAAATCCATATGCAAATTCAATATTTAGGTCAATTAAAAATTGGTATCACATCTAACACTTGAAGGATTATTTTTGCAAgtatgattaacatctcaaatTTCTATCTTTACAAGTAAAATGTGATATTGAAACACGTACATACTGAAATCCAAGAATTTAGAGAATTTGGTGATCTCAGAAATCTTCCTTTCTTGTCCCATTTTACTAAATTTAACTGATGAGTTCATGACAAAGGATCTCTGAGAAGAAAGGTTGTTTTACCTGCTACCAGCCTGTAAATACCAGTCATGAAACTAACAATCTGCATCTTAAgtcctaatttattttttcatttcttaaatatagAGTATTAGTATGCCAAAACTTACCCTGTGTCACATGAGAAGTAAATGGTTGCACCAAATAATATATCAGTTGTTATATTGATATGACCATTTACTAACTCTCCAGGATTCGGACATGATTTTTCTAGaaaagaatacaatttttttttcattaaattatttgtgCTTCCACACACACAGAAAGTTAACTATCTGACATagtggatatgttaattagtttgattatggtaatcatttcacaatgcatATATAAGTCAAACATCATTTTGTAGACCTTAAATAATTAAACTTTTATTTGTCAAATATACCTTAATAAAGAcggaaacaatttaaaaagctaGGCACACAAACGCAAATTCATCATCTGAACCATTGACATTTCTTATGTTTAGACTTCTTTATTTCTGCCTTTGtaagtttcaaaacaaaaaaacatatttacagtatatatttatttcattttgggtAACTGCAAACAAATTACATGTGAAATTTGTGAATGAATTAAGTATTCCTACCACATACATTATTTGTGgaacttaaaataaaatgataatcatggttcttttaaaaattattataaagtaggcggcgcccgtggctcagtgggtagggcgccggccccatataccgagggtgacaggttcaaacctggccctggccagctaaaaaagcagtggcaactgcaacaaaaaaaaatagccaggctttgtggctggtgcctgtagtcccagctacttgggaggctgaggcaagagaatagcctaagcccagcagttggaggttgctgtgagctgtgtgatgccatggccctctaccgaggatgataaagtgagactccgtctttaccaaaaaaaaaaaaaaaaaaaaatcccaatcttgaaagtacgatgttagtattttgatagaaatggcattgaataggtagattgctttgggaagtatagacattttaacaatgttgattcttcccatcctcaaagcactcaagctagacctcccatttgatcctgcaatcccattactgggcatctacccagaaggaaagaaatccttttatcataaggacacttgtactagactgtttattgcagctcaatttacaatcgccaaaatgtggaaacagcctaaatgcccaccaacccaggaatggattaacaagctgtggtatatgtataccatggaatactattcagccattaaaaaaaatgtagccttgacatccttcgtattaacctggatggatgtggaagacattattcttagtaaagcatcacaagaatggagaagcatgaatcctatgtactcaattttgatatgaggacaatttgacaattatggttatgggggggaaacagaaagagggaaggagggaggtgggtggggccttggtgtgtgttacactttatgggggcaagacatgattgcaagagggactttacctaacaattgcaatcagtgtaacctggcttattgtaccctcaatgaatccccaacaataaaaaaaaaaaaaaaaagaatctttggaatttgtaaaaattattataaagtatacctcaatatacacacacatatacgtgtatatatatatatatacatatatacacacacacacacacatagactaCCAGCatgaaaaaattaagagatatTATTTCCTCCAAATACCAAATTATTGAAATACTtatttgggaggcaggaggaaatTTCCAACACAGGGAATACTTTTAAAACTTatactataaaaaaaatacttactatcACAAAATTTTTCTGGTGTGGTCCATTCTAAACTCTGAAGGCAAGTTAGTCTTGCTGATACACCAAAGGCCCTTCTGTAGCCCAAACGGCACTCATAGTCCACAGTGAACCCGACTGGAAAATAATTCAGGCTCCTATATTTCTGTATGAGAATTCCATACTGTAGCCGGGGTGGAACTTCACAGCTACCTAAAGGTATTAACAAAAGCAACAACACAAAAAGTagtatcactttttattttataatctatgTTTAATTATCTAGAATGATCTGGATCTTTACTCACccccttttctttatttatttgcacaTATTTGGTATTTACCTATATTAACATCACTATGTTATTTGCAATGTATCAGATGTATTCACATGTATACTTTATTTTCTAGTTACTAGGGTGTAGGTAGAAAATTTGGTAAACAGATGTTACCATCCccacttttcaaaaaatataaccCATTTAAGTTGCCTGGGTAGTTCtggcattcaataaatgctagCTCCCTTACCTTGCCCTAAGAAATTACATGGCACCATATGGCACAGGGATAAACGAGAATGGATATTTCCAGATCCCCGGGTTAATGTCCAGCACAGCAGcaataacagcaataataattgctaattttattgaatacataaatattttacacACAAACTCATTTAATTCCCACAACAAGCCATGGGGACAAGGATCAGATGAGTCAATTGTATATACACAGTATTTAAAAactgtaaacagaaaaaaaaaaaaaaaaaaaacaactgtaaaCAGCCAGGCAAGTGTGAATCTAGAAAGGCATGGTATAGTGAAAGGGGCACTGGCTTTACAGTTGAAAAGCCCAAGTTTGAGCCTTGGTTCTTTGGCATAAGAACTTCTGATCTTGAGGAAGCAATTTAACCTCTGGGGGCCTGTTTTCTCAACAGCTAAATGGGGATAAGAGTCCCTACGTACCTCATGAAGTTGTTTGGGaggatttgataaaaaaaatacatgaggaAAAGTTATCAACTCTAAAACATGATATGTCTGTACTGTCTCTACTATGGATAGGTAAAAAAGTTAAAGCCTATTTCATACATGGCATTTGTAAGAAAAGTATTTAGAGCAGTTTCTATATTTACTAGAGCTTTTAAGCTATTCAAAGTCTTTATCTTTACTGTATATCTCATCGCTTCTCGGCCtcttggctaagatcaagtgtagtatcttTACTGTATATCTCAAAGCTAATTTAGGATTGTGTACATAACAGAATGTTTTCCTCTGAGATAATGCTAACATTTATTTTACTGAACAAAGGGCCCAAAGGTGTGGATGActtaatgtatatatttaccCAAACCAAGACACCTTCATTTGTCTTATTTCTATTGCTATCTTAATATTGAACACTGTTACTCTGTTGGACCTACAACAACTCTTCACTGCGCCTCTTGttcactttttttaatttatacatgtatttcaAAGTAGAAGATTGGGGatattctcaacacaaagaaataagaaatgtttgAGGCGATGGATAACCTAATTACCCTGATCATTACATGTATGTGTCAAAATATCACAGGTAcatcataaatatgtataattattctAATAGATTTTGAAGTAAATattaaaggttttttaaaatgCCACTATAAAGTTGGATCTCATAAGTCCTATTTTATGAAATGGCATCTAAAAAACCAGACCACCTATGTTATGTGTCTCAAGGTAAATGCCAAATATGCTCATAAATAATTTACTCTCTGAACAGTACCTTTTGTTTACCTTCGCTGTTCAGGAGGTACAGtgttaggaagaaaaaaaccTCTTAGTGAAGAAGCAGGACCTGCTCAGGAAAGCAATGCCTTCAATTAGCAGGAGTGTGATGGGCCAACATGGTATTCCCTGGAGTCTAATAATGCTAGAAAACTATCAATTACTAGTCACTccaaagagatataaaaataaacttaagataCATTCCATTCCCATTACTTCTCTGAACAGAAATGAAGAACTTACGATTACAGAATTCTGAAATCTGTGACCATTGATCATTATCAAGGCACACCACCGACTCTGCCTTGCCAGGAATTTTTACAAAGCCATCATTACATCTGTATGTTACTGTGGTATTCAGAGGGAAACTTGTAAGACCTCTCAAGTCTGGCTGGGCATTAGGCACTTCTGCAGGAGGGGGGCAGTCACCTAAtgaggaaaaagtaaaactgaagGAAATACGTTTTTTCAACTCAAAGCCATATTGCTTCCCAGACTTAGAATAAGGGAAACAATTCATTTTGATGAATATGTGGTATTTCTACCCAGTATTGTGCTGATATACACCAAGAACTTGCTAGGCTTCACGTCTTGTCAATTAATTGAAGACTAAAATAAACCGAAAGTAAATAAACCCTTTCCCCTtcgttatttaaaaataagaaaaggtggTTTGGAATGTACCCAGTGTCCACGTAGATACCGCTGCTAGACCCCTTGGAACGCTGTACCTGAAGGAGATGACATGCAAGTTTGTAGGCTGTGTGCGCCACACGACTGGACTCTAATGCTGAGAGGCAGGAGTGGTCAGGTATTTGGCCGCCCACCCTTTTGGCCAGCTTATTGGAGTGTCGGGAATTCACTCTCTGagccctctctttttcttttcccaggtTAGACTGCTGGGCAAACTCAGCCAGTGCCTCCACGCCTACCCCTAAAATCATGCTTGCCAGTTGGGGTCCGTCACAACAAGATCTCCCACATGCTGGTTAGCACTGGAGCTTAAGGAAGTAGGAGTGCTGAGCCTTAAAGGTTACGGGAACAATTACCGATGTTCACTTTCTTTATCTCCCAGGTCCCTGGCCCCTTTGCATAATCACGGAGACCCACCCGCCCACCCTTCGGACCCCCCATCCcaccacacgcacacacacagagcctaAGGGCTGAACCGGCCAGGCTGGGTACCCGGGCCCCCACTCACTCAGTGCAGCTGGTGACCACAGCAGGAGCAGGAGCAGGAGCAGATGCAGACCGCCGAGGACGCGCAGCACTGCCGGGGCGCCCGGCCGCGCCACACTCATGGTGGGCGGGGACAGGGACCCGGCTCCCGGACTCCGCCGAGGCTGCAGCGAGGGGAAGCCAGCTGGAGCGAGGATCTGTAAGAACACCAGCCGGCGCAGCGTAGGTCCCGCAAAGCAGCTGAGCTGTGTCAGAGCCCGACTGAGTTACCAAAAGGGCGGGGCAATTAAGGGTTTGTTGAGGTCAAAGGTGCTGGGCGGGGCTCTTGCGTCACCCGCCCCCGGGGAACTAGGACTCACCCAGCCGGGTTCCGGGACGGTGGGAGGGCTTTCAGGTGCGGGACGCAGTGACATTTTCTTTCCACTGCTCTGTGGGACCAGCGATAAGCCGTCGGCTGGACTTGAATTATAAACGCATCTGCTTGCTAAGTAAAGAAAAACCGAGAGcgggcaggggagaggggagtgGTTTTAAGAGCGCAGGCGTCGCTGCCCTGGACTCTGAATTGGTTTTGCGGGACCGCGGCGCGCTTGCGTGCAGCCACGCTAAGCAGGGAAATTCTGGAACTGAGAGACTGACCACACCGACCTTCAACTGGGAGGTCTCAAATGCCaaggtgagggtgggggaagaaaCCAAGGAGTGCGTTGTTTCCTAAAATACTCCGTAACTGAAAACAGCAAGTGGGAAAGGACCTAAAAAACAAGTTGAGCaacacagcaggaagtgagctTTGTTCATACCATGTTTGGGTGGGAATCACTTTTCTTCACCTGGGTTCTTGTTTAACACGGTCACTCCTGAATTACCTTTTAGGATTGTTTGAGTCTTAGAGATTCACCCTCCCCGCCTCCAGAGTGtttatgtgtgtggggggaaagATGGGAAAagatctcaacaacaacaaacaaactgGCTCAGAAAGCTATTTCATAAATGGTGTGTTGGTGGATTTTAAGAGGAAGGTTTGAAACAAGACCCTAGGAACAGCCCGCGGTTTGCAAAGCTGGCCATACATTAGAATCACATgaggtgtttttaaaaatccagatatCCAAGCTGCACCCCAGacaaattaaatcaaaatctCTAGGGATGGGACTGGGtatcaggatttttaaaattgctcCACTGTTCAGGTAGGTTTGAAAACCACAGATCTATATAGTACCGGTTGGAATAAAGATCCCTTCAGCCCAACACTGCCGTTGTCAAAAATACTAAAAGATTGATGGCAAGGTGGGTTGCGCATCCTAATGGGGGCTCAGACAACATGATTCTCTTTAATAATTTATGTGGGTCTGGTTAGTCCTAGCCTAGATTCCTTTTCCCTTAAATGGTTAAGTGAAATCCCTCACTTGGAATTATGCCTTGATCCTTGGACCTAAGGGGATGTTTGTTACATCCTTTCATGCTATTCCCTGAATGACTTCTGTTGCCTCTTACTGGTTAATAGGAACTTTATAAAGAGGAAACAACAGTATTCAACAATAGCACAATAGCATTTCTCTAACTCACGCTTACCCTGTACTGAACCGGATCTCATCTTGTCCAGTGTTGGAACCAATTCTACAGGGATTCCAAGAAAGGGCTTACTGTAGGCTTTCATTGAAACCTAACAGTATTTGAACAATTTAGAGTTTAGAAGTTTGCGGGTGGTGCTTTAAAAACCATCTAGTATGAGCCTCATATTGGATATTAAAACACCTCTTACTCTCACATTTGTTATAAACAAAGTATATCAGGGCCCAAGAGTATTTTAGAAGTGGTACCAAGTATTTATTCCTTTAGTCCCCCTAAGATCAACTCTCTTCCACCATGCCATTACAGACAGGTAGTCTTCATTCCTGCTTGGGCTCATAGAATTGGTGTGAAAGGCAAGGTAACATTGTGAAAAAGAGCTGAAGGTTAAGAACAGTTATGGAGCTATTGAAATACTTAGCACTGAGGCCTGTTAGACCTAAGTGTTCACTAAGTACATGTCATAGCTTTTTAACTAGAGAAAACAATGGGATCTGTAAAGTGTCAAAAATGTTATCTCTATTTCCCAGCTTAGCTATGCAAAATGTTCTAAGCATTCACCTTCCAAAAcagttctagttttatttttttgagacagagtcttactctgtcaccccaggtagagtgcaatggtgttatcatagtccactgcaatgtcaaactcctgggctcaagtgaaactccagcctcagccttctgagcagctgggtttacaggtgagCACCACCTCAtctggctgattttttctatttttaggagagagagATCctaatcttgctcaggctggtctcaagtgatcctcccggcttggcctcccagagtgctaggattacaggggttagccactgtgcccagctagtaatattttttttaaagagacttttATGAGAAATAACTGATGGACACTCACTTAATGCTTATAACCACCCAAGTAATTTAAACATTCTGAggggaagataaaaagaaatccacTATGCATTTATTCAGTTTAGAAAAGGGACCTATGATAAAAATCTAAGCATTGACTTAAATGTGCAAATGAGTAACttattgaagattttttaaagaatgacttCAGTTTATTGTGAAGCCATTACACCATTTCAC is a genomic window containing:
- the CD55 gene encoding complement decay-accelerating factor isoform X1; the protein is MSLRPAPESPPTVPEPGWLSCFAGPTLRRLVFLQILAPAGFPSLQPRRSPGAGSLSPPTMSVARPGAPAVLRVLGGLHLLLLLLLLWSPAALSDCPPPAEVPNAQPDLRGLTSFPLNTTVTYRCNDGFVKIPGKAESVVCLDNDQWSQISEFCNRSCEVPPRLQYGILIQKYRSLNYFPVGFTVDYECRLGYRRAFGVSARLTCLQSLEWTTPEKFCDKKSCPNPGELVNGHINITTDILFGATIYFSCDTGYNLVGESSSLCVVTGNNVEWSNPLPICRVIYCRDPPTIDNGRIISGESGQYTYNHAVGYACDRGFTLIGERTIYCTASGEEGVWSSPPPRCQQGKSPPGKGPTPGPIPTTSSTVQVPSQKPTKETPQSPATQTEQPSRTTMRPLATSIPKGGDVPSESHYVTSGTVPWRHSSQQPQTLGLKHSSASASQAAGTTAHPRQRQAILCCSCHCCLTGLGWVRICHPWCMWLVLSLRCHRRRARCLIIL
- the CD55 gene encoding complement decay-accelerating factor isoform X5 — encoded protein: MSVARPGAPAVLRVLGGLHLLLLLLLLWSPAALSDCPPPAEVPNAQPDLRGLTSFPLNTTVTYRCNDGFVKIPGKAESVVCLDNDQWSQISEFCNRSCEVPPRLQYGILIQKYRSLNYFPVGFTVDYECRLGYRRAFGVSARLTCLQSLEWTTPEKFCDKKSCPNPGELVNGHINITTDILFGATIYFSCDTGYNLVGESSSLCVVTGNNVEWSNPLPICRVIYCRDPPTIDNGRIISGESGQYTYNHAVGYACDRGFTLIGERTIYCTASGEEGVWSSPPPRCQQGKSPPGKGPTPGPIPTTSSTVQVPSQKPTKETPQSPGTSPVVHEQTCFTLTVLLIMLITTGSLT
- the CD55 gene encoding complement decay-accelerating factor isoform X4, encoding MSVARPGAPAVLRVLGGLHLLLLLLLLWSPAALSDCPPPAEVPNAQPDLRGLTSFPLNTTVTYRCNDGFVKIPGKAESVVCLDNDQWSQISEFCNRSCEVPPRLQYGILIQKYRSLNYFPVGFTVDYECRLGYRRAFGVSARLTCLQSLEWTTPEKFCDKKSCPNPGELVNGHINITTDILFGATIYFSCDTGYNLVGESSSLCVVTGNNVEWSNPLPICRVIYCRDPPTIDNGRIISGESGQYTYNHAVGYACDRGFTLIGERTIYCTASGEEGVWSSPPPRCQQGKSPPGKGPTPGPIPTTSSTVQVPSQKPTKETPQSPATQTEQPSRTTMRPLATSIPKGGDVPSGTSPVVHEQTCFTLTVLLIMLITTGSLT
- the CD55 gene encoding complement decay-accelerating factor isoform X3 produces the protein MSVARPGAPAVLRVLGGLHLLLLLLLLWSPAALSDCPPPAEVPNAQPDLRGLTSFPLNTTVTYRCNDGFVKIPGKAESVVCLDNDQWSQISEFCNRSCEVPPRLQYGILIQKYRSLNYFPVGFTVDYECRLGYRRAFGVSARLTCLQSLEWTTPEKFCDKKSCPNPGELVNGHINITTDILFGATIYFSCDTGYNLVGESSSLCVVTGNNVEWSNPLPICRVIYCRDPPTIDNGRIISGESGQYTYNHAVGYACDRGFTLIGERTIYCTASGEEGVWSSPPPRCQQGKSPPGKGPTPGPIPTTSSTVQVPSQKPTKETPQSPATQTEQPSRTTMRPLATSIPKGGDVPSGTSPVVHGLVAVFIIITTVSLGMALWRYRSKRVSH